The genomic segment GGCAGCAGGCGACCTTTATTTCATTGAAATTATTATCGATTAAAAAGCATTCTTTACTCTTTACGGCATTTATGGCTTATAGTGCACTGAACATAGTCATAAATATTTATGCTGATTATTCGGCGCATAAAATAAGAATAACCTATCAGGAGAATGGCAATGGAAAACAAGGTCATCTGGGCGACCCTCGAAAAGATTAAAGATTTGCCGACATTACCCAGCGTTTATTTCAAACTCAATCAACTTCTCAAAGACAAACAGGCATCGATTGAAAGAGTAGCCCATATTATCGAACTGGATCCGGCCATGTCATCCAGAATTTTGCGCCTGGTCAACTCCGCATTTTATGGCGTTCGGCAGGAAAGCAACTCTATTGCTCATGCTGTCATGATTCTGGGTTTCAATGCCGTGAAAAATGCCGTAGTCTCCGTCGCCATCCTCGACACATTCAGTTATAAGGATCGATACGAGAACTTTGACATTACCGAGTTCTGGCGTCATGCGGTCAGCGTTGCCGTTCTCAGTAAACAACTGGCGGAACGAAGCCGTCTGGTGGCTCCGGAGGATGCCTTTATAGCCGGTCTTTTGCACGACATCGGCAAAATCATCATGACAAAGTATTTTAAAGAAGATTTCGGAAAAGTCTGGAAGATCATGCAGGAAACAAAATGCAGTTATGCCGATGCCGAGCAGCAAGCAGCATCCATCGATCATGTGCAGATCGGGGCATACCTTGTCAGAAAATGGCAACTTCCCGAACCCATCATTCAAGCCATTGCCGGTCATCATTATTACATGTCGTCATCGGAATCCACCGGCATGATTGAGTCCCTCATGCTGGCTGATGCTCTGGCCAATTCCGGATATCAAATCAATCCGGACAATTATGTTTTTGAGGGTCATATCGAAAAAGTGCTCAAACCACTTATGCAAAAGAGCGATAGCTGGCTGCCTCAGGCCATTACTGAAATTGACATGGCCAATGAATTCTTTTTAGAAGGTAAATAGTCGCCATGCTTTCAGGGTCCGAAAAAACCCGCCTGTTCCACAAGCGTGGTTGGACAAGGGATATTTAGCGGAGGAAATTAATCTGTCCCTGATCTTCTCACCTATTCTGTTTCGTAACAGGCCAGTATTTCACCAAAGTAAAGGGTGTGATAATCTTTTTGCGGATAAAGGGACTGATCATAACCTTGATCCAGGTTAGCCGGATTCATGGCGGACTTGTAAACTATTTTGCATTCAAAATGAATTCCGGCAACTTTGATAATCGGTGACGCGACCTTCCGTCCTTCTGCCGTTTCCAGGCTGCACATCTTGAACTTATCGACATCCCGGCCGGATTTCGTTCCGCAAAAAGCAATGGCTTTGCTCATATCACTTGAAGGTATCGTTACCGTAAAGTCTGAAGCCTTTTCCATAATACCAAAGGTGTAGCGTGAATCGCGCACCGCCACCATTATGACCGGTTTTTGCCAGATAAATCCGAAAGTAGCCCAGCCGATGGTCATGGTGTTTTGTACATCCGTGGCTTTGACGGTCAGGAACGCTCCTTTCCTGATTTTATTCATGGCCTCTTCAGCAATGCTCATATACTTTAAGTCTTTCATGAAAAGCCCTCCTCTGTTATTGAAATCTGAAAGTAAATACCGCTCCGGTTTTTTTAAATATCTTCATTCTGCGGACACCCTGACTGCCTGATTACGGCATGCTCTCAGGGCATTCGATTTCCCGACAATGCGCGGAACGTGACATGTAACCGGCCGCTTCAGTTCAGGACTTTGCCGCCCCCAGCGTTACCATATCGAACAGGATGTTGACGCTCTCGTTCACGAAAGGCGCATACTGCTCGCGTATTTTCTGCTTTTGTTCGGAACGCGTTTCCGTCTCTTTTCCGATACCTTCTTTTTTCATCGACTTGCTGAAATCGTCAAGCTGAATGATGCCCTTCTTGTCGGCGGCTTCTTTGTTGTCTTTAATGATTTTGGCAAACTTTGCGTCTTTCGCAATCCGTCCCTGGGACCTCGGCGCAAGCTTGGCGATCAATCGCTTATCAACAGGCTTCCATTGCGTCGCATCTTTTCCCCGTGTGCCGAGAAATGGCACGATCGACTGAGCCGGCAGCGGATAGTCCAGCGCCGCTTCACCGATTTCTTCAAGTACGAACCAGCCAGGCAGCCTGATGTCCGCCGCCACACCGGTCTTCTGCGTCGATTTACCGCCCGGCAGGAAGTACAGCCCCGTGGTGACCTTCATGGCACCCAGATCCCAGGGCAGCGGCATTAAAGCCTGCACGGAACCCTTGCCATAGGTATGATCCGACCCGACAATCACCGCGCGATCATAGTCTTTCAGGGCTCCCGCTACGATCTCGCTGGCTGACGCGCTCATTCGGCTGGTTAGAACCACCAGGGGACCCATGTAGAGCGCCTTGGGGTTTTCTGCAGGAGCCGCAACGATACTGCGCTTATCGTATTCCTTCACCGGCGCCGTCGAACCATTGGCGAGAATCATCACTTGTCCCCGGCTGTCCTTGACGGCAACGATTCCGCCCCTGCCGATAAAAAGACCGGCAAGACGCACTGCTTCTTCGAGCAACCCGCCGCCATTGCGCGACAAGTTCAGCACAATGCCATCCACCTGCTGACGTTTAGCCTCGGTGAGAAGTCTTTTGACGTCTTCATAACTTGATTTGCCGCCCTTCTCGTCTCCGTAAAATGAAGGAAGATCGATTACACCGAAGCGGTATTGTTTGCCGTTAACTTTCCTGATCTCGTAGGTCATCTTCGCTTCCTGTTCCGTCACGTCGATCTTGTCGCGCATGATGGTAACATCAAAGCGCTCCTTGCGCTGCGTCTGCCGTAAAATCGTCAGGGTGACCCTTGTGCCTTTCTTGCCGCGTATCATACTGACCACGTCGCGCAGATCCATATCGATGACGTCAACCGGCTTTTCCCCCTCCTGAGCCACGGCAATAATTTTGTCTTTCGGTTTCAAAAGACCCGTTTTTTCGGCGCCGCCGCCGGGAACCAATTCTTCAATAACGGTGAAGCCGGTTTCGCTGCTCAGCATGGCCCCGATTCCCTCCAGGGAAAGCTTCATCTGAATCTGCAGGTCCTCGAGGTTTTTGGGTGACAGGTAGCTTGTGTGCGGGTCCAATGCCCCGGCAAAGGCCTCGGCGGCTGTCGAAATGAGTTTGGAAGGATTTTGTTCGATCACCCGCTTCGTCTGCAACTCATAGCGGTGTATGTGTCTTTTTTTTGCTGTTTCCAGATCAATGCCGGCCAGCAGGGAATTCTCCATTTGGAATTGCACGATCTTTTTCAGGGACTCCTGCTTGTCCGTCCTCGTCTTCAGATAGGGGCGTTTGTCCACATTGATGTTCAGTTCCACCCTCTTGTCAGACCGGAAGGCCGGTCCCAGTATATCTTTGACGATAGCTTCGTTCTCCCGTGCCCGCACAACAAGCAGGTTGTATACTTGTTGAAGCGAAGCACAGTTGCCTTTTTCCGCGCTCAGGAAAACATCCAGCAGAAGCGGTTTAAGCGTCTCCAAATCCGATTCGTACAGCAGTGTTTTCGAGGGATCAAGGTGCTTGATCATTTGGTCGACAGCGTGCATCCTTATTTCGGTGGTGGTGCTTTTCATCGCATAATGTTTGGCATGAAATGCTTCCATCAGGATGGGAAGGTGTTTACAGGCAAGGTCATTTGCCGCCGCAGTAAATGGAAGCAGAAGAACCATGATCAGCATCAGCTTAAGCAGGAAACGGAACCTGCCCGTCGTAATGAAGGCTACGGCATGGTATGGTTGTTGGTCGCGGAATGTATTTTCAGAGTTTCTTTTCACTCTTATGTTGCACATATTCAGTCTCCTTATTCTTTTCCGTTGCACCCAAAATGGCAGTTTATCTTTATTACTGTATGAAAAATCATTCTGTTGCGACGATAGAAGGCCTGCGGATTTCTGTCAAGGAAAAAAGGGCCACCCGTCTTCCCCGGCATTCCGGATAATGTTAAGATTGATTTGCAGCATTTTTTGTGAAATTATATTAAAAATGTTCAGGATAAGGCAAAGTACAGCCATTACAGGAGAAATAAAGCCATGTTGATCGTCATGCATCGCAATGCCACCCAAAAGCAAATAAATGCCGTCTTAACGGCGGTTGAAAAGATGGGGCTGACGGCGTCGTCTATTCCCGGAACGGAAAGAACGGCCATTGGCGTCCTGGGCAATAAAGGATATGTGGATGATGTTTCCATCCGCGACCTCGCCGGCGTCAAGGAAGTGATTCATGTCTCCAAACCGTACAAGATGGTGTCCCGGGACTTTCACCCCCGGCCGACGGTAATCAAGATCGACGGCGTGGAAATCGGCGAAGGGAGAAGTCCCGTAATCATCGCCGGCCCATGTGCCGTGGAAAGTAGAGATCAGATTATCCGGACGGCAAAAGCCGTTAAAGCCGCCGGCGCCCAATTTCTCCGCGGCGGCGCATTCAAACCCCGGACCGGCCCCTATACATTTCAGGGCCTGGGCGAGGAAGGACTGAAACTTTTAGCCCTGGCAAAACAGGAGACCGGCCTTCCGATCGTTTCAGAGGTCATGAGCGTGGAAAACGTGGAACTCGTGGCCGGCTATATAGATGTCCTTCAGGTGGGCGCCCGGAATATGCAGAATTTCGATCTCCTCCGGGAAGTTGGCCGAATCCGGAAACCGGTGCTTCTCAAACGCGGCCTCAGCGCTACGATTGAAGAATTTCTGGCGGCTGCCGAGTATATCTTGGCTGAAGGAAATTCCCAGGTCATTCTCTGCGAACGGGGCATCCGAACCTACGAAACGGCCACGCGCAATACCCTGGATCTCTCGGTCATTCCCATTATTAAAGAGCTTTCCCATCTCCCGATCATTGTTGATCCGTCACACGCCACCGGAAAGCGCAGCCTGGTGCCGCCCATGGCAAAAGCAGCCCTGGTGGCAGGATCCCACGGCATTATGATAGAGGTTCACCCCGAACCGGAAAAGGCGCTCTCCGACGGCCCCCAGTCCTTAACGATTCCCGGCTTTGAAAAGCTTATGGATGAGATCAGGCAGATCAAAGCTTTTCTCGGGTACTGACTATTCTGATGCCGTTTTGGCGCTTAAAACAAATACTCCAGTTTGATCATCAGGCTCATTTGTTCCGACCACACCTTGACACCGTTAATCCAGGTCTGG from the Deltaproteobacteria bacterium HGW-Deltaproteobacteria-6 genome contains:
- a CDS encoding flavin reductase — translated: MKDLKYMSIAEEAMNKIRKGAFLTVKATDVQNTMTIGWATFGFIWQKPVIMVAVRDSRYTFGIMEKASDFTVTIPSSDMSKAIAFCGTKSGRDVDKFKMCSLETAEGRKVASPIIKVAGIHFECKIVYKSAMNPANLDQGYDQSLYPQKDYHTLYFGEILACYETE
- a CDS encoding tail-specific protease, translated to MCNIRVKRNSENTFRDQQPYHAVAFITTGRFRFLLKLMLIMVLLLPFTAAANDLACKHLPILMEAFHAKHYAMKSTTTEIRMHAVDQMIKHLDPSKTLLYESDLETLKPLLLDVFLSAEKGNCASLQQVYNLLVVRARENEAIVKDILGPAFRSDKRVELNINVDKRPYLKTRTDKQESLKKIVQFQMENSLLAGIDLETAKKRHIHRYELQTKRVIEQNPSKLISTAAEAFAGALDPHTSYLSPKNLEDLQIQMKLSLEGIGAMLSSETGFTVIEELVPGGGAEKTGLLKPKDKIIAVAQEGEKPVDVIDMDLRDVVSMIRGKKGTRVTLTILRQTQRKERFDVTIMRDKIDVTEQEAKMTYEIRKVNGKQYRFGVIDLPSFYGDEKGGKSSYEDVKRLLTEAKRQQVDGIVLNLSRNGGGLLEEAVRLAGLFIGRGGIVAVKDSRGQVMILANGSTAPVKEYDKRSIVAAPAENPKALYMGPLVVLTSRMSASASEIVAGALKDYDRAVIVGSDHTYGKGSVQALMPLPWDLGAMKVTTGLYFLPGGKSTQKTGVAADIRLPGWFVLEEIGEAALDYPLPAQSIVPFLGTRGKDATQWKPVDKRLIAKLAPRSQGRIAKDAKFAKIIKDNKEAADKKGIIQLDDFSKSMKKEGIGKETETRSEQKQKIREQYAPFVNESVNILFDMVTLGAAKS
- the aroF gene encoding 3-deoxy-7-phosphoheptulonate synthase — protein: MLIVMHRNATQKQINAVLTAVEKMGLTASSIPGTERTAIGVLGNKGYVDDVSIRDLAGVKEVIHVSKPYKMVSRDFHPRPTVIKIDGVEIGEGRSPVIIAGPCAVESRDQIIRTAKAVKAAGAQFLRGGAFKPRTGPYTFQGLGEEGLKLLALAKQETGLPIVSEVMSVENVELVAGYIDVLQVGARNMQNFDLLREVGRIRKPVLLKRGLSATIEEFLAAAEYILAEGNSQVILCERGIRTYETATRNTLDLSVIPIIKELSHLPIIVDPSHATGKRSLVPPMAKAALVAGSHGIMIEVHPEPEKALSDGPQSLTIPGFEKLMDEIRQIKAFLGY